A genomic segment from Nicotiana sylvestris chromosome 1, ASM39365v2, whole genome shotgun sequence encodes:
- the LOC104225105 gene encoding probable pectate lyase 8 — MAMSLLLLKKWLSFSLSSLLLLLLLVGVYAGVQTTDSSDVRTVEKVQLKSSENSTMAVSLEEIEEKLSKHAVDDPEEVVSMVAESIRNSTERRKLGYFSCGTGNPIDDCWRCDRNWQKNRKRLADCGIGFGRNAIGGRDGRYYVVTDSRDDDPVNPRPGTLRHAVIQEEPLWIVFKRDMVIQLKQELIMNSFKTIDARGYNVHIANGACITIQFVTNIIIHGLHIHDCKPTGNAMVRSSPSHFGWRTMADGDAVSIFGSSHIWIDHNSLSHCADGLVDAVMGSTAITISNNHFAHHNEVMLLGHSDSYTRDKQMQVTIAYNHFGEGLIQRMPRCRHGYFHVVNNDYTHWEMYAIGGSANPTINSQGNRYLAPTNPFAKEVTKRVDTAAGQWKGWNWRSEGDLMLNGAYFTPSGAGASASYARASSLGAKSSSMVGAITSGAGPLACRRSRMC, encoded by the exons ATGGCAATGAGTTTGTTGCTTTTGAAGAAGTGGCTTTCATTTAGTCTCAGTTCTCTGCTTCTTCTTTTGCTGCTCGTCGGAGTTTACGCCGGTGTTCAGACTACCGACAGTTCCGATGTCAG GACAGTGGAAAAAGTGCAGTTGAAGAGCTCTGAAAACTCAACAATGGCGGTGAG TTTGGAAGAGATTGAAGAGAAATTAAGCAAACATGCAGTGGATGATCCAGAAGAAGTTGTGTCCATGGTTGCAGA GAGCATTAGGAACAGTACTGAGAGGCGAAAACTTGGATATTTCTCATGTGGGACGGGAAATCCAATTGATGACTGCTGGCGTTGTGACCGCAATTGGCAAAAGAACCGCAAGCGCCTTGCTGATTGTGGCATTGGATTTGGGCGCAATGCCATTGGTGGTCGTGATGGTCGTTACTATGTCGTCACTGATTCGCGCGACGATGACCCTGTTAACCCCAGGCCCGGTACCCTTCGCCATGCTGTTATCCAGGAGGAGCCTCTATGGATTGTTTTCAAGCGTGACATGGTCATACAATTGAAACAGGAGCTCATTATGAACAGTTTCAAGACCATTGATGCCCGTGGCTACAATGTTCATATTGCCAATGGTGCTTGTATCACTATCCAGTTTGTTACCAATATTATTATCCATGGCCTTCACATTCATGATTGTAAGCCAACGGGTAATGCTATGGTGAGGAGCTCACCGTCCCATTTCGGCTGGAGGACAATGGCTGATGGTGATGCCGTTTCTATCTTTGGCTCAAGCCACATATGGATTGATCATAACTCACTCTCTCACTGTGCTGATGGTCTTGTTGATGCTGTTATGGGCTCAACTGCCATTACTATTTCTAACAATCATTTTGCTCATCATAATGAG GTCATGCTATTGGGCCACAGTGACTCCTACACTAGAGACAAGCAGATGCAAGTGACAATTGCCTATAACCACTTTGGAGAGGGTCTCATTCAAAGAATGCCAAG GTGCAGACATGGCTACTTCCATGTGGTGAACAATGACTACACTCACTGGGAGATGTATGCTATTGGTGGAAGTGCTAACCCCACCATCAACAGCCAAGGAAACAGATACCTTGCCCCAACTAATCCCTTTGCAAAGGAG GTAACAAAAAGGGTTGACACAGCAGCAGGTCAGTGGAAGGGTTGGAACTGGAGATCAGAGGGAGACTTGATGCTTAATGGTGCCTATTTCACTCCATCAGGAGCTGGAGCTTCAGCAAGCTATGCAAGAGCTTCAAGCTTAGGTGCCAAATCCTCTTCTATGGTGGGCGCCATAACTTCAGGTGCTGGTCCCCTTGCTTGCCGCAGAAGCCGCATGTGCTAG
- the LOC104241907 gene encoding uncharacterized protein, producing the protein MVENNQPEEADTMKTKTWTNLFQRNRAVENSMSLAYIPLQLIYGQVVVQLDKVEVDLETEKWKNAVIAYIIGKTPGYNAMKRFVGINWANVVEPELYLHEEGYYNIKFQNVDDMKEINYFGPYTFNNRPIILKPWTPDFDFNEEFPTEIPLWVQFPNLPMNCWGHGLLSRMASTIGTPIYADECTAKKTRVSFARMLIEVNITKDLLVRYDWKPEFCQKCLVVGHKCGMKQQQNKQQEKQQGRRREPKKVTMEWRCKRPLKGGDSHANQPEDKN; encoded by the exons ATGGTGGAGAACAATCAACCTGAGGAGGCGGATACTATGAAGACTAAGACATGGACAAATTTATTTCAGAGGAATCGAGCAGTTGAAAATAGTATGTCGCTAGCTTACATACCCCTACAACTCATTTATGGTCAAGTTGTTGTTCAATTAGACAAAGTAGAGGTAGATCTGGAAACAGAGAAATGGAAAAATGCCGTGATAGCTTATATAATTGGGAAAACACCGGGTTATAATGCTATGAAGAGATTTGTTGGGATAAATTGGGCAAATGTGGTGGAGCCTGAGCTGTACTTACATGAGGAGGGTTACTACAACATCAAATTTCAAAATGTAGATGATATGAAAGAAATTAACTACTTTGGGCCATACACGTTTAATAACAGACCTATCATCCTAAAGCCTTGGACACCAGATTTTGATTTTAATGAGGAGTTTCCCACTGAAATTCCTCTATGGGTTCAATTTCCTAATCTGCCTATGAACTGTTGGGGTCATGGTTTATTAAGTCGAATGGCTAGTACAATAGGTACTCCTATCTATGCAGATGAGTGCACTGCAAAGAAAACTAGAGTATCATTTGCAAGAATGTTGATAGAAGTGAATATCACTAAAGACTTGTTAGTGAG GTATGATTGGAAACCTGAGTTCTGTCAGAAATGTTTAGTGGTTGGGCACAAATGTggtatgaaacaacaacaaaataagCAGCAAGAGAAGCAACAAGGCAGGAGAAGAGAGCCTAAGAAGGTCACTATGGAATGGAGGTGCAAAAGACCATTGAAAGGTGGAGATAGTCATGCTAATCAACCAGAGGATAAAAATTAA